A single region of the Globicephala melas chromosome 12, mGloMel1.2, whole genome shotgun sequence genome encodes:
- the PKDCC gene encoding extracellular tyrosine-protein kinase PKDCC isoform X3: MRRRRAAVAAGFCASFLLGSVLNVLFAPGSEPPRPGQSPGPSPDPGPGRRGGRGELARQIRARYEEVQRYSRGGPGPGAGRPERRRLMDLAPGGPGLQRPRPLRARPLPDGAPGWPPAPGPGSPGPGSSGPGPRLGCAALRNVSGAQYVGSGYTKAVYRVRLPGGVAVALKAVDFSGHDLGSCVREFGARRGCYRLAAHKLLKEMVLLERLRHPNVLQLYGYCYQDSEDIPDTLTTITELGAPVEMIQLLQTSWEDRFRFVLVDGELKVTDLDDARVEETPCTGSADCTLEFPARNFTLPCSAQGWCEAMNEKRNLYNAYRFFFTYLLPHSAPPSLRPLLDSIVNATGELTWGVDETLAQLEKVLHLYRSGQYLQNSTEAGRAEYQHLPGSTIPQEDYRCWPSYHHGSCLLSVFNLAEAVDICESHAQCQAFVVTNQTTWTGRQLVFFKTGWSHVVPDPSKTTYVRASG, translated from the exons ATGCGGCGCCGGCGGGCCGCGGTGGCCGCGGGTTTCTGCGCCTCCTTCCTGCTGGGCTCGGTCCTCAACGTGCTCTTCGCACCGGGCTCGGAGCCTCCGCGGCCAGGCCAGTCCCCCGGGCCCTCGCCAGACCCGGGCCCGGGCCGTCGCGGGGGCCGCGGGGAGCTGGCCCGGCAGATCCGAGCGCGCTACGAGGAGGTGCAGCGCTATTCCCGCGGGGGCCCCGGTCCCGGGGCCGGCCGGCCGGAGCGGCGGCGCCTGATGGACCTAGCTCCGGGCGGCCCGGGCCTGCAGCGTCCCCGCCCCCTGCGGGCCCGGCCCCTGCCCGACGGCGCTCCGGGCTGGCCCCCGGCTCCTGGCCCGGGATCCCCCGGCCCGGGATCCTCCGGCCCGGGCCCGCGCCTGGGCTGCGCCGCGCTCCGCAACGTGTCCGGCGCACAGTACGTGGGCTCCGGCTACACCAAGGCCGTGTACCGGGTCCGCCTGCCCGGCGGCGTCGCGGTGGCGCTCAAGGCGGTGGACTTCAGCGGCCACGATCTGGGCAGCTGTGTGCGCGAGTTCGGGGCGCGGAGGGGCTGCTATCGGCTGGCGGCCCACAAACTGCTCAAGGAGATGGTGCTGCTGGAGCGGCTGCGGCACCCCAACGTGCTGCAG CTCTATGGCTACTGCTACCAGGACAGCGAGGACATCCCGGACACCCTGACCACCATCACGGAGCTGGGCGCCCCTGTGGAAATGATCCAGCTGCTGCAGACTTCCTGGGAGGATCGCTTCCGA TTCGTGCTGGTGGATGGGGAACTGAAGGTGACGGATCTGGATGACGCCCGCGTGGAGGAGACACCGTGCACAGGCAGCGCTGACTGCACACTCGAGTTCCCAGCCAGGAATTTCACCCTGCCCTGCTCAGCCCAGGGCTGGTGCGAGGCCATGAATGAGAAACGCAACCTCTACAATGCCTACAG GTTTTTCTTCACATACCTCCTGCCCCATAGTGCCCCACCCTCACTACGGCCTCTCTTGGACAGCATTGTCAATGCCACAG GAGAGCTCACCTGGGGGGTGGACGAGACCCTGGCCCAGCTGGAGAAGGTGCTGCACCTGTACCGGAGCGGGCAGTATCTGCAGAACTCCACGGAGGCCGGCAGAGCCG AGTACCAGCACCTCCCGGGCAGTACCATCCCCCAGGAAGACTACCGCTGCTGGCCATCCTACCACCACGGAAGCTGCCTGCTTTCAGTGTTCAACCTGGCCGAGGCTGTGGACATCTGTGAGAGCCATGCCCAGTGCCAGGCCTTTGTGGTCACCAACCAGACCACTTGGACAG GTCGGCAACTAGTCTTTTTCAAGACAGGATGGAGCCACGTGGTCCCTGATCCCAGCAAGACCACATATGTGAGGGCCTCTGGCTGA
- the PKDCC gene encoding extracellular tyrosine-protein kinase PKDCC isoform X1, with protein sequence MRRRRAAVAAGFCASFLLGSVLNVLFAPGSEPPRPGQSPGPSPDPGPGRRGGRGELARQIRARYEEVQRYSRGGPGPGAGRPERRRLMDLAPGGPGLQRPRPLRARPLPDGAPGWPPAPGPGSPGPGSSGPGPRLGCAALRNVSGAQYVGSGYTKAVYRVRLPGGVAVALKAVDFSGHDLGSCVREFGARRGCYRLAAHKLLKEMVLLERLRHPNVLQLYGYCYQDSEDIPDTLTTITELGAPVEMIQLLQTSWEDRFRICLSLGRLLHHLAHSPLGSVTLLDFRPRQFVLVDGELKVTDLDDARVEETPCTGSADCTLEFPARNFTLPCSAQGWCEAMNEKRNLYNAYRFFFTYLLPHSAPPSLRPLLDSIVNATGELTWGVDETLAQLEKVLHLYRSGQYLQNSTEAGRAEYQHLPGSTIPQEDYRCWPSYHHGSCLLSVFNLAEAVDICESHAQCQAFVVTNQTTWTGRQLVFFKTGWSHVVPDPSKTTYVRASG encoded by the exons ATGCGGCGCCGGCGGGCCGCGGTGGCCGCGGGTTTCTGCGCCTCCTTCCTGCTGGGCTCGGTCCTCAACGTGCTCTTCGCACCGGGCTCGGAGCCTCCGCGGCCAGGCCAGTCCCCCGGGCCCTCGCCAGACCCGGGCCCGGGCCGTCGCGGGGGCCGCGGGGAGCTGGCCCGGCAGATCCGAGCGCGCTACGAGGAGGTGCAGCGCTATTCCCGCGGGGGCCCCGGTCCCGGGGCCGGCCGGCCGGAGCGGCGGCGCCTGATGGACCTAGCTCCGGGCGGCCCGGGCCTGCAGCGTCCCCGCCCCCTGCGGGCCCGGCCCCTGCCCGACGGCGCTCCGGGCTGGCCCCCGGCTCCTGGCCCGGGATCCCCCGGCCCGGGATCCTCCGGCCCGGGCCCGCGCCTGGGCTGCGCCGCGCTCCGCAACGTGTCCGGCGCACAGTACGTGGGCTCCGGCTACACCAAGGCCGTGTACCGGGTCCGCCTGCCCGGCGGCGTCGCGGTGGCGCTCAAGGCGGTGGACTTCAGCGGCCACGATCTGGGCAGCTGTGTGCGCGAGTTCGGGGCGCGGAGGGGCTGCTATCGGCTGGCGGCCCACAAACTGCTCAAGGAGATGGTGCTGCTGGAGCGGCTGCGGCACCCCAACGTGCTGCAG CTCTATGGCTACTGCTACCAGGACAGCGAGGACATCCCGGACACCCTGACCACCATCACGGAGCTGGGCGCCCCTGTGGAAATGATCCAGCTGCTGCAGACTTCCTGGGAGGATCGCTTCCGA ATCTGCCTGAGCCTGGgccgcctcctccaccacctggCCCACTCCCCGCTGGGCTCGGTCACTCTGCTGGACTTCCGCCCCCGACAGTTCGTGCTGGTGGATGGGGAACTGAAGGTGACGGATCTGGATGACGCCCGCGTGGAGGAGACACCGTGCACAGGCAGCGCTGACTGCACACTCGAGTTCCCAGCCAGGAATTTCACCCTGCCCTGCTCAGCCCAGGGCTGGTGCGAGGCCATGAATGAGAAACGCAACCTCTACAATGCCTACAG GTTTTTCTTCACATACCTCCTGCCCCATAGTGCCCCACCCTCACTACGGCCTCTCTTGGACAGCATTGTCAATGCCACAG GAGAGCTCACCTGGGGGGTGGACGAGACCCTGGCCCAGCTGGAGAAGGTGCTGCACCTGTACCGGAGCGGGCAGTATCTGCAGAACTCCACGGAGGCCGGCAGAGCCG AGTACCAGCACCTCCCGGGCAGTACCATCCCCCAGGAAGACTACCGCTGCTGGCCATCCTACCACCACGGAAGCTGCCTGCTTTCAGTGTTCAACCTGGCCGAGGCTGTGGACATCTGTGAGAGCCATGCCCAGTGCCAGGCCTTTGTGGTCACCAACCAGACCACTTGGACAG GTCGGCAACTAGTCTTTTTCAAGACAGGATGGAGCCACGTGGTCCCTGATCCCAGCAAGACCACATATGTGAGGGCCTCTGGCTGA
- the PKDCC gene encoding extracellular tyrosine-protein kinase PKDCC isoform X2, with protein sequence MRRRRAAVAAGFCASFLLGSVLNVLFAPGSEPPRPGQSPGPSPDPGPGRRGGRGELARQIRARYEEVQRYSRGGPGPGAGRPERRRLMDLAPGGPGLQRPRPLRARPLPDGAPGWPPAPGPGSPGPGSSGPGPRLGCAALRNVSGAQYVGSGYTKAVYRVRLPGGVAVALKAVDFSGHDLGSCVREFGARRGCYRLAAHKLLKEMVLLERLRHPNVLQLYGYCYQDSEDIPDTLTTITELGAPVEMIQLLQTSWEDRFRICLSLGRLLHHLAHSPLGSVTLLDFRPRQFVLVDGELKVTDLDDARVEETPCTGSADCTLEFPARNFTLPCSAQGWCEAMNEKRNLYNAYRFFFTYLLPHSAPPSLRPLLDSIVNATAPCTLQESSPGGWTRPWPSWRRCCTCTGAGSICRTPRRPAEPSTSTSRAVPSPRKTTAAGHPTTTEAACFQCSTWPRLWTSVRAMPSARPLWSPTRPLGQVGN encoded by the exons ATGCGGCGCCGGCGGGCCGCGGTGGCCGCGGGTTTCTGCGCCTCCTTCCTGCTGGGCTCGGTCCTCAACGTGCTCTTCGCACCGGGCTCGGAGCCTCCGCGGCCAGGCCAGTCCCCCGGGCCCTCGCCAGACCCGGGCCCGGGCCGTCGCGGGGGCCGCGGGGAGCTGGCCCGGCAGATCCGAGCGCGCTACGAGGAGGTGCAGCGCTATTCCCGCGGGGGCCCCGGTCCCGGGGCCGGCCGGCCGGAGCGGCGGCGCCTGATGGACCTAGCTCCGGGCGGCCCGGGCCTGCAGCGTCCCCGCCCCCTGCGGGCCCGGCCCCTGCCCGACGGCGCTCCGGGCTGGCCCCCGGCTCCTGGCCCGGGATCCCCCGGCCCGGGATCCTCCGGCCCGGGCCCGCGCCTGGGCTGCGCCGCGCTCCGCAACGTGTCCGGCGCACAGTACGTGGGCTCCGGCTACACCAAGGCCGTGTACCGGGTCCGCCTGCCCGGCGGCGTCGCGGTGGCGCTCAAGGCGGTGGACTTCAGCGGCCACGATCTGGGCAGCTGTGTGCGCGAGTTCGGGGCGCGGAGGGGCTGCTATCGGCTGGCGGCCCACAAACTGCTCAAGGAGATGGTGCTGCTGGAGCGGCTGCGGCACCCCAACGTGCTGCAG CTCTATGGCTACTGCTACCAGGACAGCGAGGACATCCCGGACACCCTGACCACCATCACGGAGCTGGGCGCCCCTGTGGAAATGATCCAGCTGCTGCAGACTTCCTGGGAGGATCGCTTCCGA ATCTGCCTGAGCCTGGgccgcctcctccaccacctggCCCACTCCCCGCTGGGCTCGGTCACTCTGCTGGACTTCCGCCCCCGACAGTTCGTGCTGGTGGATGGGGAACTGAAGGTGACGGATCTGGATGACGCCCGCGTGGAGGAGACACCGTGCACAGGCAGCGCTGACTGCACACTCGAGTTCCCAGCCAGGAATTTCACCCTGCCCTGCTCAGCCCAGGGCTGGTGCGAGGCCATGAATGAGAAACGCAACCTCTACAATGCCTACAG GTTTTTCTTCACATACCTCCTGCCCCATAGTGCCCCACCCTCACTACGGCCTCTCTTGGACAGCATTGTCAATGCCACAG CACCGTGCACTCTGCAGGAGAGCTCACCTGGGGGGTGGACGAGACCCTGGCCCAGCTGGAGAAGGTGCTGCACCTGTACCGGAGCGGGCAGTATCTGCAGAACTCCACGGAGGCCGGCAGAGCCG AGTACCAGCACCTCCCGGGCAGTACCATCCCCCAGGAAGACTACCGCTGCTGGCCATCCTACCACCACGGAAGCTGCCTGCTTTCAGTGTTCAACCTGGCCGAGGCTGTGGACATCTGTGAGAGCCATGCCCAGTGCCAGGCCTTTGTGGTCACCAACCAGACCACTTGGACAG GTCGGCAACTAG